The genome window CTTCCTTTTTTACCAATAATTTTAGGAATATGCTTTTCTTCCACCCATACCGTGGCTCTTTTATCGGATTTGACTTCAACTCGGAATTTAGATCCGGGAACTCTCCTTTTAAATTCCCTTTCAATTTCTCTCTCTGCAATTTTTTGTACCGGACTTCTATCTTGTGAAACCGGTGCTGCGGCTGCTCCCACATCCATAACTATGGTCTGTTCACCATAGGTGTAAATTTCATTTACCAGTTCTCCGGTTCCAAAGTCCCTTATTTCTATTAAGGGTCGGGCCAAATCAGCTTCAGTCATTCCGGTAGGAACTTTTACTGTCATTTTTACGTCATAAATGGCCTTTACTTTCCCTTCATCAATGAAAATAGTAGTGTCCACTACGGAAGGTATAACTCCCAGTTCAACTCGCCCGATAATTCTTTGTATGGCATCAATTGCTCTAGTAGCGTGTACTACACCAATCATTCCCACACCCGCCAATCTCATGTCCGCAAATATGCGGAAATCCTTTGATTTACGCAATTCATCGTATATAGTATAATCTGGCCTTACTAATAGTAAAATATCTGCCGTTTTCTGCATGTCCTTTTCAATAGGAGCGTACTGGGTTATTTCATTTCCAACCTGCAAATCCCGGGGGGATTCCATGGTTTTTACAATAGATCGCAAGTCTTTGCTGTAAAAATCAGCTACTGCTTGGGCGAAAGTACTTTTACCCGCACCAGGAGCACCTGAAATTAATACTCCTTTTGCTGTATCTCTTAAACGTGCTATTAATTTATCTGGAAGCTTATAATCTGCCAGTGAAACTCGGGTTATGGGCCTAACTGCAGTTATCTCAAAACCATCTGAAAATGGAGGCCTCGCAATGGAAATCCGGTATTCCCTAAATTGGACTACGGTAGCACCTTGCATTTCAATTTCAATGAAACTTTTAAAATCACTTTTAGCTCTTTCTACAATTTCACGGGCCATAGCATGAATCTCAGAATGTCTTAAAGGTTTAGAACCAAGGTTAACTAAATTTATATTTCCCGGAGTACCTTTTTTGGCCATAGGTACTACACCCTCTTTAAGGTGAATGGACATGGTGTTTTTATCGAAATATTTGCTTATTTCTAATTCTTCATAGGCCATTATTTCTTGCTTGATGTAGACAACGTCCAGGCCCTGTGCTTTACCTACTTCTGATTGTACCCGGTCACTGGTAACTAGAACTGCATCATGTTCTCTAGCAGTGCCTCTTATCATGGCATCTATTTCCCCACCTCTAGAAAGTGAAATTTCTTCTAAGGTAGGTCTTCTTCCCACAAAGGTTAGAGATATTTTGGCTTTTTTACTGAGTTCCTGAAGATTTTTTAACTCTTCCAGGCCATTAAAACCAGTTTCTCTACCTCTATTTGCCTGGTATTCCAACTCAGATACAACTGCTTCTGGTACAATAACCTCACTGCCTCTAAATTCTTCTTCCTGCACGATATTGGTGATTCGGCCGTCAACGATAACGCTGGTATCTGGTACAATTCTCATTTACCTCTCCCCATAAATTTCTTCTGGCTCAAAAATTTTCTTCCCAATTTTTTCAAGCTTTTCTGTATCATTTAATTTATCCAAATCATCTAAATCAATTTTTCTGTAAAAACATGAATAGTAACCTGTATGACAGGCCCCTCCTTCTTGTTTGACTTTTAAAAGGATGGCATCCTCGTCGCAATCAACTAGGACTTCTTCTACAAACTGGATATGGCCTGAACTTTCGCCTTTTAACCAGAGCTTATTACGTGATGTGCTCCAATAATGGGCTTTTTTAGTTTTCAGAGTTTTCTTTAATGCTTCTTCATTCATATAAGCAACCATAAGAACTTCTGAAGTTTTAAAATCTTGAGATATGGCAATGATCAAATTTTGACCATTGATATTGTGTTTAAAATTTAATGGAATAATAACCTCTCCTCAATTAACTTTTTTATTTACAGTAACTATTTATTCTGAGTTAGAGCGTTTTTGAAATGTGTTCAACTAGGTTTTCTAATGATATAAACTCTTGATTTCCGGTTTCCATATCTTTAAGAGTTATATTTCCTTCTAAAAGATCCCTTTCTCCCACTAATATCACATATCTGGCTTTTAAGTGGTTGGCAAAGGAAAGAATTTTTTTGAATTTTCGCCGAGCCAGATCAACTTCAGTGGAAATACCTGCACTTCGAAGTTTTTGTGCAATTTCAAATGATTTTGATCTAGTAACATCAGATATTGGTGCTACAAATACATCTGTAGCTCCACTTGCGGTAGAAACTTTTTCCTCAAACATAAGAGCATTCATTAAACGATCAAATCCAAAGGCAAACCCAGTTGATTCTATTTTTTCCCCGCCAAATGTTTCAATAATGTTGTAGGTTCCCCCACCACAAATTTGTTTCTGTGCTCCTAATTGTGGGACGTAAACTTCAAAAACCATTCCGGAGTAATAGTCTAAACCTCTGGCAATTCCTAAATTGATTACTACATTGTTATTTTCTTTATCTCCAATGTTATCAATTCCAAAATCATTTAATGTATTTAAAAGGGCTGAGAATTCTTCAAGGGCTTCTAAAACGATTTTTTTATCAGAAATTTGTTCTCTGACTTTATCTAATACTTCTGATCCGCCTTTCATTTCAATAATCATTAAAAGGATACCCGTGGTCTTATCATCCATTTCTATTTTATGGAGATAATTTTGAAGACCATATTCATCTCCTTTATCAATTAAAGCCATTATTTGATCTTGATCTGCTCCTTCTACATGGGCCTCTTTTAATAGTCCCCTTAAAATTCCTAAATGGCCCACATGGATTTCATATCCTCCCAGGCCAAGTTCTTCTAATGATTGAGATGCCAGGGCAATGACTTCGGCATCAGCTTCCGGGGTTTTCCCTCCAATCATTTCACAACCAAACTGCCAAAACTGACGATATCTTCCTTTTTGCGGCCTTTCGTATCGGAAACAGCTCCCATAATAATACATTTTAATGGGTTTTGGAGATTTTTGCATTTCATTCATGAAAACACGAGCTACAGGGGCGGTGATTTCAGGGCGAAGTGTCAACTCCCTTTCACTTTTGTCTTTAAAGTTGTAAAGTTGATCTACAATTTCCTCTCCAGATTTCATGGTAAAAAGTGACAAATCTTCAAATAAAGGAGTTTTTATCTCCTGATAAGCATAAGTTTCAAAAACCTTCTTTAAAGTAGATTCTACTTGTTTTCGTTGTTTCATTTCTTCAAAGAGGAAATCTCTTGTTCCTCGCGGTTTTGATAATTCCATTAAATTCTTCCTCCAGAGGATAAATTTGATAAGTATTAAATTTAATTATTTTATAATATTTTTTTTTTATTTTATTCTTTTAATACAATAAACAATTTGAACTTAAAAGAATATAATGATTTAGCTCTTTAATGGGATATAAATTTCCGTAAGAAAATATTTACCAATAAATAATGGCTTTAATAGATTAATATAGTCTGGAATTAGGGATATTGTACCCAAATTTCACACTCATCCTTAAAATAAACTTATTATTAATTTATTGAATAGAATATTAATTAATTTAAATGAATAATCAGTATTTGATTAATCATAATATTTTAAATATTCTTTTAACATTTTAGGAAATGAATTAGCATTTAAAAATCTAAGTCCTAATCTTTCGGCCCAGACCCTAATTCCATCATCAGCAGCCACTACACCAGCACCTAATTCCTTAGCTAGAAGCAGTACATCAAGATCGGGGGCACTGTCCAGTGTTCCTTTTCTAAGTGCAGCCCGGTATTTTTTCCGGAAGTCTTTTATGGCTTTTCCAATGATTTCCATTTCTATTTTGTTCTTTTCTTCTCCACGAGAGGTCATTACCATGGATTCCATTGCTGCTTCCCATATTGCTGTTTCAGAAGTTTTCATTCCTTTATTCATCCTCTCTCGCATGTCCTGTACATATTCAAAGAAAATTTCTGAGGGAATCTGGGTATCATATCTATTAGGAGTTTTTTTAACAATCCAGGTTTCGGCCTTTACCATAACTTCTTCAGGACATTCATAGCGGGCCATGTAATCTGAAAACTCTTTATAAGTTACTGGAGGCATGTGGCAACTGATATTGAGTTTTATTCTGGACCTGGCCAGTAGATCTAGCATTACATCAACGGATTTTGTCAAATCACCATTTCCCATGTCATCTCTTAATACATTATCTGTAAAAGCAGTTGTATCCAGAACAAATCTCTGTTTTGCAAGCAAGATTTCACACTCCCCTAAAGTTCCCCTAAAACATATTAATTTTTATAATCTGGTCTAGATCAAATAGGTGCATTGACTCTAACTAAACCAAAATATCCATATGGGATTAGTTTATAATCAATATTCACTAAGATTAACTCAATTAGTATTTGATTTAAATTTATTTAAGTTCTAACACTAATTTTATCTAAAAATTGATTAATATAATTAATGGTACTCTAATTAATGATGGGACTTTAAAATACTGAGTCAATTAATATTTTTATACAATTATTTTAGAAAATCAACTAAATAATAGATGGTAAATAGAATTAAATTAATTATCAATTAATTATTAATAAGGAATAAATCGAAATATAGAATTATAATTAAATTTTAGGACTAATTGGAGAATGGGAAGATATGATAACTGGAAAAACTAATATTGTGGGTTTAATTGGTGATCCTGTAGAACACAGCATGTCCCCACCAATGCATAATGCTGCTTTTGAATATTTGGGACTGGATTTTGCTTATGTTCCCTTCAATGTTAAAATCACTGCTCTGGGTGATGCCATTAAAGGTGCCAGTGCTCTGCGAATCAAAGGCCTCAATGTAACCATTCCTCATAAAACCAATGTCCTGGAATTTTTAGATGTGATGGATAATCCTGCAGAACTAATTGGAGCAGTAAATACAATTAAATTTGACAATGGGAAGATTATTGGGCATAATACTGATGGTATGGGTGCGGTAAGGGCATTGGAAGAAGTTGTTCTGGTGAAAGA of Methanobacteriales archaeon HGW-Methanobacteriales-1 contains these proteins:
- a CDS encoding histidine--tRNA ligase, which encodes MELSKPRGTRDFLFEEMKQRKQVESTLKKVFETYAYQEIKTPLFEDLSLFTMKSGEEIVDQLYNFKDKSERELTLRPEITAPVARVFMNEMQKSPKPIKMYYYGSCFRYERPQKGRYRQFWQFGCEMIGGKTPEADAEVIALASQSLEELGLGGYEIHVGHLGILRGLLKEAHVEGADQDQIMALIDKGDEYGLQNYLHKIEMDDKTTGILLMIIEMKGGSEVLDKVREQISDKKIVLEALEEFSALLNTLNDFGIDNIGDKENNNVVINLGIARGLDYYSGMVFEVYVPQLGAQKQICGGGTYNIIETFGGEKIESTGFAFGFDRLMNALMFEEKVSTASGATDVFVAPISDVTRSKSFEIAQKLRSAGISTEVDLARRKFKKILSFANHLKARYVILVGERDLLEGNITLKDMETGNQEFISLENLVEHISKTL
- a CDS encoding phosphoribosyl-AMP cyclohydrolase; this translates as MPLNFKHNINGQNLIIAISQDFKTSEVLMVAYMNEEALKKTLKTKKAHYWSTSRNKLWLKGESSGHIQFVEEVLVDCDEDAILLKVKQEGGACHTGYYSCFYRKIDLDDLDKLNDTEKLEKIGKKIFEPEEIYGER
- a CDS encoding ATPase, which translates into the protein MRIVPDTSVIVDGRITNIVQEEEFRGSEVIVPEAVVSELEYQANRGRETGFNGLEELKNLQELSKKAKISLTFVGRRPTLEEISLSRGGEIDAMIRGTAREHDAVLVTSDRVQSEVGKAQGLDVVYIKQEIMAYEELEISKYFDKNTMSIHLKEGVVPMAKKGTPGNINLVNLGSKPLRHSEIHAMAREIVERAKSDFKSFIEIEMQGATVVQFREYRISIARPPFSDGFEITAVRPITRVSLADYKLPDKLIARLRDTAKGVLISGAPGAGKSTFAQAVADFYSKDLRSIVKTMESPRDLQVGNEITQYAPIEKDMQKTADILLLVRPDYTIYDELRKSKDFRIFADMRLAGVGMIGVVHATRAIDAIQRIIGRVELGVIPSVVDTTIFIDEGKVKAIYDVKMTVKVPTGMTEADLARPLIEIRDFGTGELVNEIYTYGEQTIVMDVGAAAAPVSQDRSPVQKIAEREIEREFKRRVPGSKFRVEVKSDKRATVWVEEKHIPKIIGKKGRNIDELEKRIGIGIGIEPLKSQKVESQEVMEDQIEIPVELSGNYVVLNFGKDAIGTSFDIIVEEEYLFTATVGKKGSIKIKKDIELADIIIKALKRNIPVSARIRLDQ
- a CDS encoding RNA ligase partner protein produces the protein MLAKQRFVLDTTAFTDNVLRDDMGNGDLTKSVDVMLDLLARSRIKLNISCHMPPVTYKEFSDYMARYECPEEVMVKAETWIVKKTPNRYDTQIPSEIFFEYVQDMRERMNKGMKTSETAIWEAAMESMVMTSRGEEKNKIEMEIIGKAIKDFRKKYRAALRKGTLDSAPDLDVLLLAKELGAGVVAADDGIRVWAERLGLRFLNANSFPKMLKEYLKYYD